In Sceloporus undulatus isolate JIND9_A2432 ecotype Alabama chromosome 7, SceUnd_v1.1, whole genome shotgun sequence, one DNA window encodes the following:
- the RNF183 gene encoding E3 ubiquitin-protein ligase RNF183 — protein sequence MAEKQSLKLASECPVCWNPYNNTFRTPKLLQCHHSFCIECLAHLSLVSSPQNRLQCPLCRHPTMLLSNQAVTELPTNEAVLHLLHLEPNLIILEGRQLYLKEQHKSRYFLRQPRVYTLDLGTEPSMDIYPEPVQTGTISLPDRIHLRECARNPQLRLFAYLMAIILSMTLLLIFSIFWTKRFFGGLG from the coding sequence ATGGCTGAGAAGCAATCCCTAAAGTTGGCATCTGAGTGCCCAGTCTGCTGGAACCCTTACAATAACACCTTCCGTACTCCCAAGCTACTCCAGTGCCACCACTCCTTCTGCATCGAGTGCCTGGCCCACCTGAGCCTGGTATCCTCACCCCAAAACCGACTGCAGTGCCCCCTCTGTCGCCACCCCACCATGCTCCTATCTAACCAAGCTGTCACCGAGTTGCCCACCAACGAGGCTGTCTTACATCTTCTGCATCTGGAGCCCAATCTCATCATCCTGGAAGGGAGGCAGCTGTACCTGAAGGAGCAGCACAAAAGCAGATACTTCCTACGCCAACCCAGGGTTTATACCCTTGACTTGGGCACAGAACCCAGCATGGACATCTACCCTGAGCCAGTGCAAACAGGGACCATCAGCCTACCTGACCGTATTCATTTGCGGGAATGTGCTCGTAACCCCCAACTTCGCCTTTTCGCTTACTTGATGGCCATCatcttgagcatgactttgctactcatcttctccatcttctggACCAAGCGGTTCTTTGGAGGCTTGGGATGA
- the CDC26 gene encoding anaphase-promoting complex subunit CDC26: MLRRKPTRLELKLDDIEEFEGARKELESRKKQREEVDVVGASDSEGALGLNNDKNREQMIHDRIGYKPQPKPNNRSSQFGNFEF; the protein is encoded by the exons ATGCTTCGGAGGAAGCCGACGCGGCTGGAGCTGAAGCTGGACGACATCGAGGAGTTCGAAGGCGCCCGGAAGGAGCTGGAG AGCCGTAAGAAGCAGCGTGAAGAGGTGGACGTGGTGGGCGCCAGCGACAGCGAGGGAGCCCTGGGACTAAACAACGACAAGAACCGAGAACAGATGATCCACGATCGGATCGGCTACAAACCGCAACCCAAACCCAACAATCGTTCCTCTCAGTTTGGGAACTTTGAGTTCTAG
- the LOC121936088 gene encoding uncharacterized protein LOC121936088 — translation MACIAHDGGMQKDKGHSFESWNFPECHCTLQKCAETNTGERSSLSSSSEMTSPEPQDSDFLPSLFLAAALAILFIFVSILLLHHDNSHIPLGDYRAWSLRKTYRLENSLKPLHFFFPNHPETTWQALHHCTQDQLGRIQHNRVGILVATEPRNGSITLLCLVKMTLSFLTKECAMKVQLLDQGSGWYPWRDFLESWTCHVSTAEIYMGQSLLPYGLMAPWGHSFDRKEFNLILSLNGTGQAQEEFLLLTSAPVLVSDILDAIHFANGGPEKLTLATNKSFVVLLVRPRQNLEQGFVS, via the exons ATGGCATGCATTGCACATGATGGGG gaatgcaaaaagacaaagGACATTCTTTCGAAAGCTGGAATTTTCCAGAATGCCACTGCACACTCCAAAAATGCGCAGAAACCAACACTGGAGAAAGGTCATCTCTTTCTTCATCTTCAGAAATGACTTCACCAGAGCCTCAAGATTCtgactttcttccttctcttttcctggctGCCGCTTTGGCCATTTTGTTCATCTTTGTCTCCATTCTTCTTCTCCATCACGATAACAGCCACATACCTTTGGGTGACTACAGGGCTTGGAGCCTCAGAAAGACGTATCGATTGGAAAACAGCCTCAAACCACTTCACTTCTTCTTCCCAAACCATCCAGAAACAACATGGCAGGCTCTCCATCACTGTACACAAGACCAACTGGGAAGGATCCAACACAACCGTGTTGGGATCTTGGTTGCAACAGAGCCTAGAAATGGGAGCATCACCCTTTTGTGCCTTGTGAAAATGACTCTGTCCTTTCTGACCAAGGAATGTGCCATGAAGGTCCAGCTTCTAGATCAAGGTAGTGGATGGTATCCCTGGAGGGACTTTCTAGAAAGCTGGACCTGTCACGTTTCCACTGCTGAGATCTACATGGGGCAAAGTCTTCTCCCCTATGGTTTGATGGCGCCCTGGGGCCACTCCTTTGACAGAAAAGAGTTCAATCTCATCTTATCTCTAAATGGCACAGGACAAGCTCAGGAAGAGTTCCTCCTTCTCACCTCAGCCCCTGTATTAGTGTCAGATATTTTGGATGCCATTCATTTTGCCAACGGGGGCCCAGAAAAATTGACATTGGCTACCAACAAGAGCTTTGTTGTCCTCCTGGTGAGGCCTAGGCAGAATCTGGAACAGGGTTTTGTTTCCTAA
- the SLC31A1 gene encoding high affinity copper uptake protein 1 has protein sequence MAHHHDMGHNMTGTAMPTSDPHAHHHTTMSPGHMHGEGMAMTFYFGYENVPLLFSGIVINTAGEMAGAFVAIFLLAMFYEGLKIARESLLRKSQVSIRYNSMPVPGPNGTVLMETHKTVGQQMLSFPHLFQTALHIIQVVVSYFLMLIFMTYNGYLCIAVAAGAGTGYFLFSWKKAVVVDITEHCH, from the exons ATGGCCCACCATCATGACATGGGCCATAATATGACCGGCACTGCCATGCCCACCTCAGATCCTCATGCGCACCATCATACCACAATGTCACCAGGACATATGCACGGCGAAGGGATG GCTATGACCTTCTACTTTGGATACGAGAATGTGCCTTTGCTGTTTTCTGGGATTGTCATCAACACGGCTGGAG AAATGGCAGGAGCCTTTGTGGCCATCTTCCTCCTGGCCATGTTCTATGAAGGCCTGAAGATTGCCCGTGAGAGCCTTCTCCGGAAGTCGCAGGTCAGCATCCGCTACAATTCCATGCCTGTCCCGGGACCAAATGGCACCGTCTTGATGGAGACGCACAAAACAGTTGG GCAACAGATGCTGAGCTTCCCTCACCTCTTCCAGACAGCCCTGCACATCATCCAAGTGGTGGTCAGCTACTTCCTCATGCTCATCTTCATGACATACAATGGCTACCTCTGCATCGCTGTGGCAGCAGGTGCAGGGACGGGCTATTTTCTGTTTAGCTGGAAGAAGGCGGTAGTGGTGGATATCACAGAGCATTGCCATTAA
- the PRPF4 gene encoding U4/U6 small nuclear ribonucleoprotein Prp4 → MAASRGPALGKTKASDDGDGPPAKKGPIFYGSLEEKERERILKGESGMMGKDAVKAAIEAGNINVTSGEVFDLEEHISERQAEVLAEFERRKRARQINVSTDDSEVKACLRALGEPITLFGEGPAERRERLRNILSVVGTDALKKTKKDDEKSKKTKEEYQQTWYHEGPNTLKTARLWIANYSLPRAVNRLDEARLLKEVPEATRTSQKQELHKSLRSLNNFCSQIGDDRPISFCHFSPNSKLLATACWSGLCKLWSVPDCNLIHTLRGHNTNVGAIVFHPKATVSLDKKDVNLASCAADGSVKLWSLESDEPVADIEGHTVRVARVAWHPSGRFLGTTCYDHSWRLWDLEAQEEILHQEGHSKGVYDIAFHVDGSLSGTGGLDAFGRVWDLRTGRCIMFLEGHLKEIYGINFSPNGYHIATGSGDNTCKVWDLRQRKCIYTIPAHQNLVTGVKFEPNHGNFLLTGAYDNTAKVWTHPGWSPLKTLAGHEGKVMGLDISQDGQLIATCSYDRTFKLWMAE, encoded by the exons ATGGCTGCCTCGAGGGGCCCAGCA CTGGGAAAGACAAAGGCTTCGGATGACGGAGATGGCCCTCCTGCCAAGAAGGGCCCCATTTTCTATGGGAGCCTGGAGGAGAAGGAGCGTGAGCGCATCCTCAAAGGGGAGTCCGGGATGATGGGCAAGGATGCGGTCAAGGCGGCGATTGAAGCCGGAAACATCAATGTCACCAGCG GCGAGGTTTTTGACCTGGAGGAGCACATCAGCGAGCGTCAGGCAGAAGTACTGGCAGAGTTTGAGCGCAGGAAGCGGGCCAGGCAAATCAACGTTTCCACAGATGACTCAGAGGTCAAGGCCTGCTTGCGAGCCCTTGGAGAACCCATCACCCTGTTTGGAGAGGGGCctgcagaaaggagagaaag GCTAAGGAATATTCTCTCAGTGGTTGGCACAGATGCATTGAAGAAAACCAAAAAAGACGACGAGAAGTCCAAGAAAACCAAAGAGGAG TATCAGCAAACCTGGTACCACGAAGGACCAAATACACTGAAGACTGCCAGGCTGTGGATCGCAAACTACTCACTCCCTCG GGCAGTAAATCGATTGGATGAAGCCCGGTTGCTCAAGGAGGTCCCTGAAGCCACACGGACATCCCAGAAACAAGAACTGCACAAATCTCTGAGG tctTTGAATAATTTCTGTAGCCAGATCGGAGATGACCGCCCCATTTCTTTCTGCCACTTCAGCCCCAACTCAAAGCTTCTGGCTACAGCCTGTTG GAGTGGCCTCTGCAAGCTGTGGTCAGTGCCAGACTGCAATCTCATCCACACTTTGCGAG GACACAACACAAATGTTGGGGCAATTGTCTTCCATCCGAAAGCAACTGTCTCCTTGGACAAGAAGGATGTGAACTTGGCCTCTTGTGCAGCTGACGGCTCTGTCAAGCTCTGGAGTCTTGAAAG CGATGAACCAGTGGCTGACATCGAAGGGCACACGGTTAGAGTGGCACGGGTAGCATGGCATCCTTCAGGCAGATTTTTGGGTACCACCtg CTATGACCACTCATGGCGGTTGTGGGACCTGGAGGCCCAAGAGGAGATTCTGCACCAGGAGGGCCACAGCAAAGGAGTCTATGACATTGCCTTCCATGTTGATGGTTCCCTTTCTGGCACTGG TGGCCTTGATGCATTTGGCCGTGTGTGGGACCTACGCACTGGGCGCTGTATCATGTTTTTGGAAGGTCATCTCAAAGAGATCTATGGAATTAATTTTTCCCCAAATGG GTATCACATCGCCACTGGCAGTGGTGACAACACTTGTAAAGTGTGGGATCTCCGCCAGAGGAAATGCATCTATACCATCCCTGCCCATCAGAACCTGGTGACAGGGGTTAAGTTTGAAC CAAATCATGGCAACTTCCTGCTCACTGGAGCCTATGACAACACAGCAAAGGTCTGGACACACCCTGGCTGGTCCCCTTTGAAAACCTTGGCAGGGCACGAGGGCAAAGTGATGGGTTTGGATATCTCCCAGGATGGCCAGCTGATTGCAACATGCTCTTACGACCGAACCTTTAAGCTTTGGATGGCAGAGTAA